In Pseudomonas sp. P5_109, the genomic window GAAACTGATGGAACGCCCGATTCTCGAAGTCGGCGACAAGGCCATCATCGGCCGTCCACCGGAACAGATCCTGGAACTGTTGCCATGAGTGCACCGTACATTCTGGTTCTGTACTACAGCCGCAGCGGCTCGACCAACGAAATGGCCCGGCAGATCGCCCGTGGTGTCGAACAGGCCGGGCTTGAAGCGCGCCTGCGCACGGTGCCGGCGATTTCCACCGAATGCGAAGCCGTGTCCCCGGAAATTCCCGACGAAGGCGCGCTGTATGCCAGCCTCGACGACCTGAAGAACTGCGCCGGCCTGGCACTCGGCAGCCCGACCCGCTTCGGCAACATGGCGGCCCCCCTGAAGTATTTCCTCGATGGCACCAGCAACCTGTGGCTGACCGGCGCCCTGGTGGGCAAGCCGGCGGGTGTGTTCACCTCTACGGCGAGCCTGCACGGCGGCCAGGAGACCACCCTGCTGTCGATGATGCTGCCGTTGCTGCACCACGGCATGTTGATCACCGGCCTGCCGTACAGCGAATCGGCACTGCTGGAAACCCAGGGCGGCGGCACGCCATACGGCGCCAGCCATCACGCCGGTGCCGACGGCAAAAGCGGCCTGGATACCCATGAAGTGGCACTGTGCCGCGCCCTGGGCATGCGCCTGGCGAAGACTGCACAGAAACTGGAGAGCTGAGGTGGCGAAAAAGCCAAAGATTCTGCCTGCCCGC contains:
- the wrbA gene encoding NAD(P)H:quinone oxidoreductase, whose amino-acid sequence is MSAPYILVLYYSRSGSTNEMARQIARGVEQAGLEARLRTVPAISTECEAVSPEIPDEGALYASLDDLKNCAGLALGSPTRFGNMAAPLKYFLDGTSNLWLTGALVGKPAGVFTSTASLHGGQETTLLSMMLPLLHHGMLITGLPYSESALLETQGGGTPYGASHHAGADGKSGLDTHEVALCRALGMRLAKTAQKLES